A single region of the Cucumis melo cultivar AY chromosome 3, USDA_Cmelo_AY_1.0, whole genome shotgun sequence genome encodes:
- the LOC127148426 gene encoding uncharacterized protein LOC127148426 isoform X3: protein MRWAPSVSELVWGTLCFWPNQNQTCLALRVQPVRSSKMRWAPSVSELVWGTLRFWPNQNQTCLALRVQSVRSSKMRWAPSVSELVWGTLRFWPNQNQICLALRVQPVRSSKMRWAPSVSELVWGTLCFWPNQNQTCLALRVQPVRSSKMRWAPSVSELVWGTLCFWPNQNQTCLALRVQPVRSSKMRWAPSVLELVWGTLRFWPNQNQTCLALRVQLVRSSRMHAILVECS from the exons atgcgttgggctccctcagtatcagaacttgtgtggggaactctttgcttttggcctaaccaaaaccagacctgcctagcccttagagtccagccggttaggtcgagtaaaatgcgttgggctccctcagtatcagaacttgtgtggggaacacttcgcttttggcctaaccaaaaccagacctgcctagcccttagagtccagtcggttaggtcgagtaaaatgcgttgggctccctcagtatcagaacttgtgtggggaacacttcgcttttggcctaaccaaaaccagatctgcctagcccttagagtccagccggttag gtcgagtaaaatgcgttgggctccctcagtatcagaacttgtgtggggaactctttgcttttggcctaaccaaaaccagacctgcctagcccttagagtccagccggttaggtcgagtaaaatgcgttgggctccctcagtatcagaacttgtgtggggaactctttgcttttggcctaaccaaaaccagacctgcctagcccttagagtccagccggttaggtcgagtaaaatgcgttgggctccctcagtattagaacttgtgtggggaacacttcgcttttggcctaaccaaaaccagacctgcctagcccttagagtccagctggttaggtcaagtagaatgcatgCAATTCTTGTGGaatgttcttaa
- the LOC127148426 gene encoding uncharacterized protein LOC127148426 isoform X2 — protein sequence MRWAPSVSELVWGTLCFWPNQNQTCLALRVQPVRSSKMRWAPSVSELVWGTLRFWPNQNQTCLALRVQSVRSSKMRWAPSVSELVWGTLCFWPNQNQTCLALRVQPVRSSKMRWAPSVSELVWGTLRFWPNQNQTCLALRVQPVRSSKMRWAPSVSELVWGTLCFWPNQNQTCLALRVQPVRSSKMRWAPSVSELVWGTLCFWPNQNQTCLALRVQPVRSSKMRWAPSVLELVWGTLRFWPNQNQTCLALRVQLVRSSRMHAILVECS from the exons atgcgttgggctccctcagtatcagaacttgtgtggggaactctttgcttttggcctaaccaaaaccagacctgcctagcccttagagtccagccggttaggtcgagtaaaatgcgttgggctccctcagtatcagaacttgtgtggggaacacttcgcttttggcctaaccaaaaccagacctgcctagcccttagagtccagtcggttag gtcgagtaaaatgcgttgggctccctcagtatcagaacttgtgtggggaactctttgcttttggcctaaccaaaaccagacctgcctagcccttagagtccagccggttaggtcgagtaaaatgcgttgggctccctcagtatcagaacttgtgtggggaacacttcgcttttggcctaaccaaaaccagacctgcctagcccttagagtccaaccggttaggtcgagtaaaatgcgttgggctccctcagtatcagaacttgtgtggggaactctttgcttttggcctaaccaaaaccagacctgcctagcccttagagtccagccggttaggtcgagtaaaatgcgttgggctccctcagtatcagaacttgtgtggggaactctttgcttttggcctaaccaaaaccagacctgcctagcccttagagtccagccggttaggtcgagtaaaatgcgttgggctccctcagtattagaacttgtgtggggaacacttcgcttttggcctaaccaaaaccagacctgcctagcccttagagtccagctggttaggtcaagtagaatgcatgCAATTCTTGTGGaatgttcttaa
- the LOC127148426 gene encoding uncharacterized protein LOC127148426 isoform X1: MRWAPSVSELVWGTLCFWPNQNQTCLALRVQPVRSSKMRWAPSVSELVWGTLRFWPNQNQTCLALRVQSVRSSKMRWAPSVSELVWGTLRFWPNQNQICLALRVQPVRSSKMRWAPSVSELVWGTLCFWPNQNQTCLALRVQPVRSSKMRWAPSVSELVWGTLRFWPNQNQTCLALRVQPVRSSKMRWAPSVSELVWGTLCFWPNQNQTCLALRVQPVRSSKMRWAPSVSELVWGTLCFWPNQNQTCLALRVQPVRSSKMRWAPSVLELVWGTLRFWPNQNQTCLALRVQLVRSSRMHAILVECS, encoded by the exons atgcgttgggctccctcagtatcagaacttgtgtggggaactctttgcttttggcctaaccaaaaccagacctgcctagcccttagagtccagccggttaggtcgagtaaaatgcgttgggctccctcagtatcagaacttgtgtggggaacacttcgcttttggcctaaccaaaaccagacctgcctagcccttagagtccagtcggttaggtcgagtaaaatgcgttgggctccctcagtatcagaacttgtgtggggaacacttcgcttttggcctaaccaaaaccagatctgcctagcccttagagtccagccggttag gtcgagtaaaatgcgttgggctccctcagtatcagaacttgtgtggggaactctttgcttttggcctaaccaaaaccagacctgcctagcccttagagtccagccggttaggtcgagtaaaatgcgttgggctccctcagtatcagaacttgtgtggggaacacttcgcttttggcctaaccaaaaccagacctgcctagcccttagagtccaaccggttaggtcgagtaaaatgcgttgggctccctcagtatcagaacttgtgtggggaactctttgcttttggcctaaccaaaaccagacctgcctagcccttagagtccagccggttaggtcgagtaaaatgcgttgggctccctcagtatcagaacttgtgtggggaactctttgcttttggcctaaccaaaaccagacctgcctagcccttagagtccagccggttaggtcgagtaaaatgcgttgggctccctcagtattagaacttgtgtggggaacacttcgcttttggcctaaccaaaaccagacctgcctagcccttagagtccagctggttaggtcaagtagaatgcatgCAATTCTTGTGGaatgttcttaa
- the LOC127148434 gene encoding uncharacterized protein LOC127148434, translating to MLIYLENLCCCCSNLVEAVEDLGQSSLKHILDNFVWIIAIVSLPGRILAALRRGRQLQQFFQFLEIEFDNVLLERKELQKQFQAALKEHKMMELMLNELEMIHEKATNKIALLESEIVL from the exons ATGCTCATTTATCTTGAAAAcctttgttgttgttgttcaaACTTGGTTGAAGCTGTTGAAGACCTCGGTCAGTCTTCACTTAAACATATTTTGGACAACTTTGTGTGGATAATTGCAATTGTCTCTCTTCCTGGACGAATTTTAGCTGCTTTACGAAGGGGAAGGCAG TTGcaacaattttttcaatttctggAAATCGAGTTTGATAATGTTTTGCTGGAAAGAAAGGAGCTCCAAAAACAATTCCAGGCTGCTTTGAAGGAGCATAAGATGATGGAATTGATGTTGAACGAACTTGAAATGATACATGAAAAGGCAACCAACAAGATTGCACTCTTAGAAAGTGAG ATTGTTCTTTGA